The following proteins come from a genomic window of Peptoniphilus equinus:
- a CDS encoding amino acid permease, giving the protein MTQEQQAKKILWYNLAFMAFSTVWGFGNVANGFVYFNGVQVIFSWILMFALYFVPYSLMVGEMGSTFKEAGGGVSSWVMETMGSKLAYFAGWTYWVVHMPYIASKASGGLKALSWVIFQDSSLYDALDIRLVQIITLIVFIFFAWVASRGINPLKALATLAGSSMFIMSILFIILMMAAPTLNPNAGYVNIDWSLKNLIPNFRMEYFTSLSILVFAVGGCEKISPYVNKMENPSKGFPKGMIALAVMVIVCAILGTIAMGMMFNVDEVNANFDSYVANGAYWAFQKLGTYYGIGNTFLVVYAICNMVGQFSTLVVSIDAPLRILLESDTARQFVPSKLLVKNRYGAFGNGIKMVVAIVTPLIIIPMLGIDSVTGFLRFLTQLNSVCMPLRYLWVFAAYLALRKHFGKFQSDYVFVQSQGIAKFFGGWCFFVTLFCCVLGMFKGNPFEIAMNIITPLILVGLGFVMPALAAKEGKHNDIV; this is encoded by the coding sequence ATGACACAAGAACAACAAGCTAAAAAAATCTTGTGGTACAACTTAGCTTTCATGGCCTTCTCTACAGTGTGGGGATTTGGTAATGTAGCCAACGGCTTTGTGTACTTCAATGGTGTCCAAGTTATCTTTAGCTGGATACTTATGTTCGCACTCTACTTTGTCCCATATTCACTGATGGTAGGGGAAATGGGTTCAACCTTTAAAGAAGCCGGCGGCGGCGTCAGCTCGTGGGTTATGGAAACCATGGGTTCAAAGCTGGCGTATTTTGCAGGGTGGACTTATTGGGTTGTGCATATGCCATACATAGCGTCCAAAGCATCCGGCGGCCTTAAGGCCCTCAGTTGGGTGATCTTTCAAGACTCCAGCCTCTACGACGCTTTGGATATCCGTCTGGTTCAGATTATCACACTGATCGTCTTTATATTCTTTGCCTGGGTGGCCTCTCGGGGGATTAATCCGCTCAAGGCTCTTGCCACGCTGGCAGGCTCGTCCATGTTTATCATGAGTATTCTCTTTATCATCCTCATGATGGCGGCACCGACCCTCAATCCTAATGCAGGCTATGTCAATATTGACTGGAGCTTGAAAAATTTGATTCCAAACTTCAGAATGGAATACTTCACGTCGTTGTCGATTCTGGTCTTTGCTGTGGGCGGATGCGAAAAGATTTCGCCGTATGTTAACAAGATGGAAAATCCGTCGAAAGGCTTCCCTAAAGGTATGATCGCCCTTGCTGTGATGGTTATCGTCTGCGCCATTCTCGGTACGATTGCCATGGGCATGATGTTTAATGTCGATGAAGTGAATGCCAACTTTGATTCCTACGTGGCCAACGGGGCCTACTGGGCCTTCCAAAAGCTCGGCACATACTATGGCATTGGCAATACATTTTTGGTTGTCTACGCCATTTGCAATATGGTCGGTCAGTTCTCCACATTGGTTGTGTCTATTGACGCACCGCTTAGAATTCTTTTGGAATCTGATACCGCACGTCAATTCGTACCGTCCAAGCTTCTCGTGAAGAACCGCTACGGTGCTTTCGGCAACGGTATTAAAATGGTTGTGGCTATTGTGACACCGCTCATTATCATCCCGATGCTGGGCATTGATTCCGTTACGGGCTTCCTTCGGTTTCTCACACAGCTGAACTCGGTATGTATGCCGCTGCGCTACCTTTGGGTATTTGCCGCTTATCTTGCGCTGCGTAAGCACTTCGGCAAGTTCCAAAGCGACTATGTCTTTGTGCAAAGTCAAGGTATCGCGAAATTCTTCGGCGGATGGTGCTTCTTCGTCACACTGTTCTGCTGCGTGCTGGGGATGTTTAAAGGCAACCCGTTTGAAATTGCTATGAACATCATCACCCCGCTCATTCTTGTGGGACTTGGCTTCGTGATGCCGGCTCTTGCCGCTAAAGAAGGTAAGCATAACGACATTGTTTAA
- a CDS encoding AEC family transporter, whose amino-acid sequence MDHFLLGFHVIFPIFFVLMMGFFFRQIHIIDSHFISQATNLIFYVTLPIKLVIDVSTAQIRNFNVTYVIYLLLGVLFMFFASWLVGKSFIRDKRKLSTFVHCAYRSNFLYIGLPILEAVMPDYDMEPVLIAMIFGITLFNILGIFILTYYSEHHLSFSEMMLKIVKNPLIIGIAIGVVFKLVGVQLPSAVLDGGQLLTRINTPLSLVMIGGSLTFTRHSTDKLAVGVSAVFKNVVGAAVLTPIAVMLGFSHSEIVVAYLLYTTPCAINCFVMGKKLGADELMTSQIITLSYVISLVTFALGIAILSNFGIVH is encoded by the coding sequence ATGGATCATTTTTTACTGGGCTTTCATGTCATTTTCCCCATCTTTTTTGTGTTGATGATGGGATTTTTCTTTAGACAAATTCATATTATTGACAGCCATTTTATTTCTCAGGCGACGAATCTTATCTTTTATGTGACGTTGCCGATAAAATTGGTCATTGACGTGTCGACGGCACAGATTCGAAATTTTAATGTCACCTATGTCATCTATCTGCTCTTAGGCGTACTCTTTATGTTTTTTGCCAGTTGGCTCGTGGGAAAGAGTTTTATCAGGGATAAACGCAAGCTTTCCACGTTTGTTCACTGCGCGTACCGTTCAAATTTTCTCTACATCGGCCTGCCGATTTTAGAGGCGGTGATGCCGGATTATGATATGGAACCGGTGCTCATTGCCATGATCTTCGGCATTACGCTCTTTAATATCTTGGGTATTTTTATTCTCACTTACTATTCCGAACATCACCTGAGCTTTTCGGAGATGATGCTTAAGATTGTCAAGAATCCTCTTATTATCGGGATCGCCATCGGCGTCGTCTTCAAGCTGGTCGGAGTACAGTTGCCAAGTGCGGTGTTAGATGGCGGACAGCTGCTTACTCGGATTAATACGCCGTTGTCTCTGGTCATGATTGGCGGCAGTCTGACGTTCACGCGGCACAGTACCGACAAGTTGGCGGTGGGGGTGAGCGCCGTCTTTAAAAATGTGGTGGGTGCGGCTGTATTGACACCGATTGCGGTGATGCTCGGCTTTTCGCACTCAGAGATTGTGGTGGCGTACTTGCTCTACACCACACCGTGTGCCATCAACTGCTTTGTCATGGGTAAAAAACTTGGCGCCGATGAGCTGATGACCTCACAGATTATCACACTCTCTTATGTGATAAGCCTTGTGACCTTTGCCTTAGGCATTGCGATTTTAAGTAATTTTGGTATAGTCCACTAA
- the metK gene encoding methionine adenosyltransferase codes for MERWIFTSESVTEGHPDKVCDQISDAILDEILRYDTGARVACETLATTGMVMISGEITTQTYVDFTSVVRQTLKEIGYDRGKFGFDAETCSVLSAIKEQSPDIAMGVDRFKEGADELDAFGAGDQGIMFGYACDETPEYMPMPIQMAHHLARRLAEVRKDGTLPYLRPDGKTQVSIEYVDGIPQRVDTIVISTQHAPEVDLETIRAGLKEHVIDAVVDGDMMDEATRIFVNPTGRFVIGGPMGDVGLTGRKIIVDTYGGAARHGGGAFSGKDPTKVDRSATYYARYIAKNIVAAGLAKKCEIGLSYAIGVAKPISIYVDTFGTSDFSGAELEKIIFDTFDPRPAAIIKNLELLRPIYRQVAAYGHFGRHDLDLPWERLDKVDALKSYVNQKH; via the coding sequence ATGGAACGATGGATTTTTACGTCGGAGTCTGTCACTGAAGGGCACCCGGACAAAGTGTGCGATCAGATTTCCGATGCGATTTTAGATGAAATTTTACGATACGATACCGGGGCGCGTGTGGCGTGTGAAACTTTAGCCACGACCGGGATGGTGATGATCTCCGGCGAGATTACCACACAAACTTATGTTGATTTTACCAGTGTGGTGCGCCAAACCTTAAAAGAAATTGGCTACGACAGAGGTAAGTTCGGGTTTGATGCCGAGACGTGTTCGGTGTTAAGTGCCATTAAGGAGCAAAGTCCGGACATTGCCATGGGCGTGGATCGTTTTAAAGAAGGCGCTGACGAGCTGGATGCTTTCGGTGCGGGAGACCAGGGCATTATGTTCGGCTACGCCTGCGATGAGACGCCGGAGTACATGCCGATGCCGATTCAAATGGCTCACCATCTTGCCAGACGTCTTGCGGAAGTTAGAAAGGACGGCACGCTCCCGTACTTGAGACCGGACGGCAAAACTCAGGTGAGCATTGAATATGTGGACGGGATCCCTCAGCGTGTGGACACTATTGTCATCTCCACACAGCACGCACCGGAGGTGGATCTTGAGACCATTCGTGCCGGTTTGAAGGAGCATGTGATTGATGCTGTGGTAGATGGCGACATGATGGATGAGGCCACGCGAATTTTCGTCAACCCTACCGGGCGCTTTGTCATCGGCGGTCCGATGGGTGATGTGGGCCTTACCGGTCGCAAAATCATTGTGGACACCTATGGCGGTGCGGCACGTCACGGCGGCGGCGCTTTCTCCGGGAAGGATCCGACGAAGGTGGACCGTTCAGCGACTTACTACGCGCGCTATATTGCGAAAAATATTGTGGCCGCAGGACTCGCAAAGAAATGTGAAATTGGACTGTCTTATGCCATTGGTGTGGCGAAGCCGATTTCCATTTATGTCGATACCTTCGGCACGTCGGACTTTAGCGGCGCCGAACTCGAAAAGATTATCTTTGACACGTTCGATCCGAGACCGGCTGCCATTATTAAGAATTTGGAGCTGCTTCGCCCTATTTATCGGCAAGTGGCGGCTTACGGTCACTTCGGACGCCACGACTTGGATTTGCCTTGGGAGCGGTTGGACAAAGTGGACGCACTTAAAAGTTATGTCAATCAAAAGCACTAA
- the recD2 gene encoding SF1B family DNA helicase RecD2 — protein MEIRGIVEKIVYASADTGYVVARFSSDDDITITGNGLLREGMEYELTGELTFHKRYGEQFHFSAFEEILPTSKKGIIAYLSSGAIPYVKERLAKRIYDAFGDETLEILEHHPERLIAVEGIGSAKLSKIMAKLEEDKGLRTCMVELIQLGITPALGMKIYREYGQDAGRIIRENPYRLAEDIRGIGFQKADAIARELGGFYGTPLRTLAAVKYCMAMAAMEGHSFLPLDELLAKAASFLSMSEDSIRPHLLNLSLDERFYIERASSTCAQDRCYFAPYLRAENYIAGKLRDLVAKDGEAVDESGIDTVSARLNIELAAKQRDAVVHALHDNVLIITGGPGTGKTTTLKVIIELFELMDKSVALAAPTGRAAKRMQEATGRLAQTLHRLLEIGVSNSEQVHYGYEQDTELEADVLIIDEVSMVDLPLMDTVMHSLKVGTKLILVGDKDQLPSVGAGNVLRDLIESECMPVVNLDEVFRQAGASHIIKNAHLINGGVVPPVDNSADFFTIASPSERETRQTIVDLVTRRIPDYYNIESKNIQVLAPMKKGICGVNSLNAALQEAINHSQSHLTVGGVDFKKGDRVMQTRNNYQLEYRMDSEFYTETGQGVFNGDIGVITDIDDDDKTMEVTFDDYKKVTYDYGDMEELTLAYACTIHKSQGSEFDVVIMPLHFAPPMLLTRNLLYTAITRAKKLVVLVGNYKYVAQMIGNNTIARRYSTLKEKVQAAYGH, from the coding sequence ATGGAGATTCGAGGCATTGTTGAAAAAATTGTATATGCGAGCGCCGATACCGGCTATGTGGTGGCTCGATTCAGCTCGGATGACGACATCACGATCACAGGCAACGGTCTGCTCAGAGAAGGCATGGAGTACGAACTTACGGGCGAGCTGACCTTTCACAAAAGGTATGGGGAGCAGTTTCACTTCAGTGCATTTGAAGAAATTTTGCCCACCTCGAAAAAAGGTATTATCGCCTATCTGTCCAGCGGCGCCATTCCGTATGTAAAAGAGCGTCTTGCCAAGCGGATCTATGATGCCTTTGGCGATGAGACGCTGGAGATCCTTGAGCACCATCCTGAGAGGCTGATTGCAGTCGAAGGCATCGGCAGTGCCAAGCTTTCAAAAATTATGGCAAAGTTGGAGGAGGACAAAGGGCTCAGAACCTGCATGGTGGAGCTGATTCAACTGGGTATCACGCCGGCACTGGGGATGAAGATTTACAGAGAATATGGCCAGGACGCAGGTCGCATCATTCGAGAGAATCCCTACCGTCTGGCGGAAGATATTCGAGGGATCGGCTTTCAAAAAGCCGATGCCATTGCAAGGGAGCTGGGCGGGTTTTACGGTACCCCCCTGCGAACTTTGGCGGCGGTGAAGTACTGCATGGCCATGGCGGCTATGGAAGGGCACAGCTTTTTGCCGTTGGACGAACTGCTTGCCAAAGCGGCGAGCTTTTTATCCATGTCGGAAGACAGTATTCGACCGCATCTTTTGAACCTGAGCCTGGACGAACGCTTCTATATCGAGCGCGCGTCAAGCACCTGTGCGCAGGACCGGTGTTACTTTGCACCGTACTTGCGGGCGGAGAACTATATTGCCGGCAAGCTTCGTGACCTTGTGGCCAAGGATGGGGAGGCGGTAGATGAAAGCGGTATCGACACCGTGAGCGCACGGCTGAACATTGAGCTTGCAGCGAAACAACGAGATGCGGTGGTTCATGCGTTACACGACAATGTGCTCATTATCACCGGAGGTCCGGGCACAGGCAAGACCACCACGCTGAAAGTTATTATTGAGCTCTTTGAACTGATGGATAAGTCTGTGGCACTGGCCGCCCCCACCGGCCGTGCGGCAAAACGGATGCAGGAAGCTACAGGGCGTCTCGCCCAGACCCTGCATCGTCTTCTGGAGATCGGAGTGAGCAACAGCGAGCAAGTTCACTATGGCTATGAGCAGGATACGGAGCTTGAGGCGGATGTGCTTATTATCGACGAAGTGAGTATGGTGGACTTGCCGCTTATGGATACGGTGATGCACAGTCTTAAGGTGGGAACAAAGCTTATCCTGGTGGGAGACAAAGACCAGTTGCCTTCCGTTGGCGCCGGAAATGTCCTGAGAGACCTGATTGAGTCGGAGTGTATGCCGGTGGTCAATTTGGATGAGGTCTTTCGCCAGGCAGGGGCGTCTCACATTATTAAAAATGCCCACCTCATTAACGGCGGCGTGGTGCCGCCGGTAGATAACTCCGCCGACTTCTTTACCATTGCGTCGCCAAGTGAGCGAGAAACGCGTCAGACCATTGTGGATCTGGTGACCAGGCGCATTCCGGACTACTACAATATTGAGTCTAAAAATATTCAGGTCCTGGCGCCGATGAAAAAGGGCATTTGCGGTGTCAATAGTTTAAATGCCGCCCTGCAGGAAGCCATTAACCACAGTCAAAGTCACTTGACGGTAGGGGGTGTGGATTTCAAAAAAGGGGACCGGGTGATGCAGACCAGGAACAACTACCAGTTGGAGTATAGGATGGACTCGGAGTTTTATACGGAGACGGGTCAAGGTGTCTTTAATGGCGACATTGGGGTGATTACTGATATAGACGATGACGACAAGACGATGGAGGTCACGTTTGATGACTATAAGAAGGTCACCTATGACTATGGGGACATGGAAGAGCTCACCTTAGCTTATGCCTGCACCATTCATAAGTCTCAGGGCTCCGAGTTCGATGTGGTGATTATGCCGCTGCACTTTGCGCCGCCCATGCTTTTGACGCGAAATCTTCTCTATACGGCCATCACCCGTGCTAAGAAGTTGGTGGTTCTCGTGGGCAATTATAAGTATGTGGCGCAAATGATCGGGAACAATACGATTGCCCGGCGCTACTCCACCTTAAAAGAGAAAGTGCAGGCGGCTTATGGGCACTAA
- a CDS encoding ComF family protein, producing MGTKRCVVCGAPVRDSLCEACRSAISHDHGFISTMDFVDEVVIMGTYTGLLKEMVLAFKFKDKTYYKEPLADLMVFTLFQSGLKRDWQAITYVPMTARDERQRGYNQSRLLAEAISELTGLPLYHGLTKAVPTKAQVDLSAAERQGNLHGAFRAALPPKKLLLVDDVLTTGATIEEVAKTLKAQGTKKVTALLAATPHV from the coding sequence ATGGGCACTAAGCGTTGTGTTGTCTGCGGCGCACCTGTCCGAGATAGCCTTTGTGAGGCTTGCCGCAGTGCCATCTCTCATGACCACGGCTTTATCTCGACCATGGACTTTGTTGATGAGGTGGTGATTATGGGGACCTATACGGGTCTGTTGAAGGAGATGGTTCTTGCATTTAAATTTAAGGACAAGACGTATTACAAAGAGCCCCTCGCGGATTTAATGGTCTTTACTTTGTTTCAAAGCGGATTGAAGCGTGATTGGCAGGCGATAACCTATGTACCGATGACCGCTCGGGATGAAAGGCAACGAGGCTACAACCAGTCCCGGCTTTTAGCCGAGGCGATCAGTGAGCTCACAGGCCTTCCTCTCTATCACGGTCTGACCAAAGCAGTACCGACGAAAGCGCAAGTGGACCTGAGCGCCGCAGAGCGACAAGGCAATCTTCACGGTGCATTTCGTGCAGCGCTGCCGCCGAAAAAGCTGCTGCTTGTGGACGATGTGCTCACTACCGGTGCGACGATTGAAGAAGTGGCGAAGACCTTAAAAGCCCAGGGCACAAAAAAAGTGACCGCCCTGTTGGCGGCCACCCCTCATGTGTAG
- a CDS encoding YihY/virulence factor BrkB family protein — protein MVSKLKQWLYAHRNHRSLTFTDKLIYRLGDHNLAEMSGSLVYFMLLSIFPFLIALLNTLKFTNVFNPEVILEYISMLPDELGTIVYDFVYDLINSSSGGLLIVSIIAGLWTASNGINQVINNINRAYGIHEKRSFLIAKLLSILFAIALIVLIILLVVSQVFGQLILDAVSNYIALDAAVELLIQVARYAIPFIFMVIIFTLLYKFAPKSEVRELLTLKLILPGALFATIGIGLMTFSFGFYVSNFSNYSVTYGSLGGIIVMLIWMYLVSLMLLLGGEINATLYSMTYFPDLNKWPRSDSIIKNFIGTFTSPVTTDN, from the coding sequence ATGGTTTCTAAACTTAAACAGTGGCTCTATGCCCATCGCAATCATCGGTCTCTAACCTTTACCGATAAATTGATCTACCGTCTCGGTGATCACAATCTTGCGGAAATGAGCGGTTCCTTAGTGTATTTTATGCTACTAAGTATATTCCCATTTCTTATCGCCCTACTCAACACATTAAAATTTACTAATGTCTTTAACCCTGAAGTGATTTTGGAATACATCAGCATGCTCCCTGACGAATTGGGTACCATCGTCTATGACTTTGTCTATGATCTGATCAACTCCAGTTCCGGCGGATTACTTATTGTCTCTATTATAGCAGGGCTTTGGACCGCTTCAAACGGTATTAATCAAGTGATCAACAACATCAATCGTGCTTACGGCATTCACGAAAAGCGTTCTTTTCTGATCGCAAAGCTGCTTTCGATCCTTTTCGCTATCGCACTGATTGTACTGATCATCTTATTGGTGGTCAGCCAAGTTTTCGGCCAGTTGATTTTGGATGCCGTCTCCAACTATATTGCCTTGGACGCCGCAGTGGAACTGCTCATTCAAGTGGCACGCTATGCCATTCCGTTCATTTTTATGGTGATTATCTTCACTCTGCTCTATAAATTTGCGCCAAAAAGTGAGGTCCGCGAGCTTCTCACACTAAAACTTATTCTTCCGGGCGCACTCTTTGCCACCATCGGCATCGGCCTGATGACCTTCAGCTTCGGCTTTTATGTATCCAACTTTTCCAACTACTCGGTGACCTACGGTTCCCTTGGAGGGATTATCGTCATGCTCATCTGGATGTACCTTGTGAGCCTGATGCTCTTGCTCGGCGGCGAAATCAATGCGACGCTCTACTCCATGACCTACTTCCCGGATTTGAACAAGTGGCCTAGAAGTGACAGCATCATTAAAAACTTTATCGGCACGTTCACTTCACCGGTGACGACGGACAATTAA
- a CDS encoding response regulator transcription factor: MNYKVLVCDDEKDIVRAIEIYLSAEGYDILKAHDGATALDLLENNDVQLVLMDLMMPEMDGISAILKIREKYNIPIIILTAKSEITDKIIGFNVGADDYITKPFNAIELVARVNSTIRRFMSLGAAPIESETYQVGRVLVNDVSKEVYVDNEKVNLTPYEYKILLLLMKNKSRVFSSDEIYREVWEEEAHDVKKVISVHISHLRDKIEINPRKPDLIKSVYGMGYKIKDNG, encoded by the coding sequence ATGAATTATAAAGTTCTCGTATGCGATGATGAGAAAGATATCGTTCGAGCCATTGAAATCTATCTTTCAGCGGAAGGTTATGACATCCTAAAAGCTCATGACGGTGCGACGGCACTGGATCTATTGGAGAACAACGATGTGCAACTGGTGCTGATGGATCTGATGATGCCGGAGATGGACGGTATCTCCGCCATTTTAAAAATCAGAGAAAAGTATAATATACCCATTATCATTCTCACGGCAAAAAGTGAAATCACCGACAAGATTATCGGCTTTAACGTAGGTGCGGATGACTACATCACCAAACCGTTTAACGCCATTGAACTGGTGGCTCGGGTCAACTCCACCATACGTCGCTTTATGAGTCTCGGTGCTGCGCCGATTGAATCCGAAACCTACCAGGTGGGACGTGTGCTGGTCAACGATGTCTCCAAAGAAGTCTATGTAGACAATGAAAAGGTGAACCTCACGCCGTATGAATATAAAATCTTACTCCTGCTCATGAAGAATAAATCCAGAGTCTTTTCGTCGGATGAAATCTATAGGGAAGTGTGGGAAGAAGAGGCGCATGATGTGAAAAAAGTCATCTCTGTGCACATCTCTCACCTCCGGGACAAAATTGAAATCAATCCGAGAAAACCGGACCTGATTAAGTCGGTCTACGGCATGGGCTACAAGATTAAGGACAATGGATGA
- a CDS encoding sensor histidine kinase, whose product MKRRLKRVLSYIKHHRALEGLFLNLMIVFGTFLSIYGYRLATLIFVGIVLYKLVQGNLLESLFTAKLFMGQNDNRMYSVFGVVNIFMFTVVIFSDYHFFSAYLTLIAFRSVLKLQELYVQNFLLHSAVEELYEFQEDVAIDPLASEQTELTLRRLAGIRDEVQKSVVQSMETERLKTELITNISHDLKTPLTSIISYSDILSKKDVMDDEAKEYIAVLGRNSERLKALIVDLIYASKTGSGAIQVEKLFIDFNELVSQIYGDFDELFNERGLDFDFVYDNDDINLYTDPGIVSRIISNLISNCYKYATPHTTIHAKVTTFETHILFTLSNETSMAFDGNEDDLINELVKSEKSRNTEGSGLGLYITRNLADLLGGAFHIVFRGGRFEAKLTLPREE is encoded by the coding sequence ATGAAAAGGCGACTGAAACGGGTTCTCAGCTACATCAAACACCATCGTGCCTTGGAGGGACTATTCCTCAATCTGATGATTGTCTTTGGGACGTTTCTCTCTATCTATGGGTATCGTCTTGCGACGCTGATCTTTGTCGGGATTGTCCTCTATAAACTGGTTCAAGGGAATCTTTTGGAGAGTCTCTTTACGGCGAAGCTCTTTATGGGGCAAAATGACAACCGAATGTACAGTGTCTTCGGTGTCGTTAATATCTTTATGTTTACCGTGGTCATTTTCAGCGACTACCATTTTTTCAGTGCCTACCTAACTCTCATTGCGTTTCGAAGCGTCTTAAAACTTCAGGAGCTCTATGTGCAGAACTTCTTGCTCCATAGCGCCGTCGAAGAACTGTACGAGTTTCAAGAGGACGTTGCCATTGATCCTTTGGCAAGTGAACAGACGGAGCTGACCTTGAGGCGGCTTGCCGGCATTCGGGACGAAGTGCAGAAGTCGGTGGTTCAGTCCATGGAGACGGAGCGGCTGAAGACCGAGCTTATCACCAATATTTCCCACGACTTGAAGACGCCGCTCACCTCCATCATCAGCTATTCGGATATTTTATCCAAAAAAGACGTCATGGACGATGAGGCGAAAGAATACATTGCCGTGTTGGGCCGCAACAGCGAACGGTTGAAGGCGCTTATTGTGGATTTGATTTACGCATCCAAGACCGGCTCTGGCGCCATTCAGGTGGAGAAACTCTTCATCGATTTTAATGAGCTTGTGAGTCAAATCTATGGCGACTTTGACGAGCTTTTCAATGAGCGGGGTCTGGACTTTGATTTCGTCTATGATAATGACGATATCAATCTCTATACCGATCCCGGCATTGTGTCGCGGATTATTTCCAATTTAATTTCCAACTGCTATAAGTACGCCACACCTCATACCACCATTCACGCCAAGGTCACGACCTTTGAGACACACATTCTCTTTACGTTGAGCAATGAGACGTCCATGGCTTTTGACGGCAATGAAGACGATCTTATCAATGAGCTGGTGAAGTCGGAAAAATCACGGAACACGGAAGGGTCCGGGCTGGGACTGTATATTACGAGAAATTTGGCAGATCTGCTAGGCGGTGCATTTCACATTGTCTTTCGCGGCGGCCGATTTGAAGCTAAGCTGACCTTGCCCCGAGAAGAATAA
- a CDS encoding FUSC family protein translates to MTLPHVLGMRTIKTALAVTVGLYVAQLIHLQTPIFLAITCITGMKATFAESFKEIRTRMITTFFGVVLGYLLGALPAPPLFRPLLGGLGILIVISILVYHKHNDMVILSCIVYVASFVYPASRLIYGAQRIFGTLLGLVISLVINYLLKSPDVHETFTDTAQHTYATARRRMCEHLFMTHVTTNYESAHTAQTNAYKLLLEELHTPLPPNIELNKAKRLMVLFDDLHLRFLLLSSIEAQPHLKAEALAMVEAEYRCTPYIAGTLTGDVNDLFNLHVKKILSDLKKVSDLLHE, encoded by the coding sequence ATGACCTTGCCTCATGTTTTGGGCATGCGAACGATAAAGACCGCTCTCGCTGTAACGGTGGGGCTATATGTGGCGCAGCTCATCCATTTGCAGACGCCGATATTTCTTGCCATCACTTGCATCACAGGCATGAAGGCCACGTTTGCGGAAAGTTTTAAAGAGATTCGCACCCGAATGATCACCACCTTTTTTGGCGTGGTGCTGGGTTATCTATTGGGCGCTTTGCCCGCACCGCCACTATTCAGACCGCTTCTTGGCGGACTGGGCATTCTCATCGTCATCAGCATCCTGGTCTACCATAAACACAACGACATGGTGATCTTGTCCTGTATTGTCTATGTGGCGTCCTTCGTCTACCCCGCCTCCCGGCTCATCTATGGTGCACAGCGAATTTTCGGGACGCTTCTCGGTCTTGTCATCAGTCTTGTGATCAACTACCTACTTAAGTCTCCCGATGTCCACGAGACGTTCACTGACACTGCTCAGCATACCTATGCCACTGCCCGCCGCCGTATGTGTGAGCATCTTTTTATGACCCATGTGACTACGAACTATGAATCTGCACATACAGCTCAAACAAATGCCTATAAGCTTCTCCTGGAAGAACTTCACACGCCCTTGCCCCCGAACATTGAGCTGAATAAGGCAAAACGGCTGATGGTGCTCTTTGATGATCTCCACCTGCGCTTTCTCCTGCTTAGCTCCATCGAGGCTCAGCCTCATCTAAAGGCAGAGGCTCTCGCCATGGTGGAGGCGGAGTACCGGTGTACGCCGTATATCGCAGGTACGCTCACCGGCGATGTGAACGACTTATTTAACCTTCACGTAAAAAAAATTCTCAGTGATTTAAAAAAAGTGAGTGATTTGCTACATGAATAA
- the hpf gene encoding ribosome hibernation-promoting factor, HPF/YfiA family, whose product MKLKLVGKNLDLTPSLKAQSEKKLSKLDRYFDEDVEVRCVLSSKKGLRTVELTVFLPGTILRAEHSSDDMYASIDEAIDLLERQIRKHKTKLKKRYQGPETIRFDQITGNEEDDDGPQIVKRKHFTLRPMMEEEAVLQMDLLNHNFFIYLNADTNEIDLMYRRDDGDLGLIEVEVQN is encoded by the coding sequence ATGAAATTAAAGCTTGTAGGTAAAAATTTAGATTTAACTCCCAGCTTAAAAGCACAAAGTGAAAAGAAACTGTCCAAGCTGGATCGATACTTTGATGAGGACGTGGAAGTCCGTTGCGTGCTGTCCTCGAAAAAAGGACTGAGAACGGTGGAACTCACCGTGTTCTTACCGGGCACCATCTTGCGGGCGGAGCATAGTTCGGACGATATGTATGCTTCCATCGATGAGGCCATCGATCTGTTGGAACGTCAAATACGCAAACATAAAACGAAACTCAAAAAGCGCTATCAAGGACCGGAAACCATTCGCTTCGATCAGATTACAGGCAACGAGGAGGACGATGACGGACCTCAGATTGTCAAACGCAAACACTTCACCTTGCGGCCGATGATGGAAGAAGAGGCGGTGCTTCAAATGGACTTACTCAACCACAACTTCTTTATCTATCTGAATGCTGATACCAATGAGATTGATCTGATGTATCGTCGGGACGATGGCGACTTGGGCTTGATTGAAGTGGAGGTTCAAAATTAA